The Dethiosulfovibrio peptidovorans DSM 11002 nucleotide sequence CGCCCAGGCGGTCGGACTCAGGGAAAGGGAGATAAGAATCTGGTTGGATCCCATAGCCCTACAGGCTCGAGGATTGACCGCCACGGACATCAAAAACGCCATCAACGAGAAGCACGTCGAGCTCCCGGCAGGAAGGATAGAGTCGGAAAGCCAGGAGTTCGGCATCAGACTGGCCGGAGAATACGGCTCCATAGAGGCGCTGAGCCAGATGGCTGTAGCCCGAAGAAACGGCGCACTGGTGAGGCTGAAGGACGTCGCCCGAGTGGAGGACGGCTTCGAGGACCGACGAAGCATAGCCACCTACGACGGGAAGGAGACCATCCTCATACAGATCCGTAAGCAGAGGGGCACCAACGAGGTCGCCCTGGCCAAAGACGTAAAGGCCATGGTAGACACTCTGAACGCCACCGCTCCGAAGGGGATATCGCTGAAGATCGTCCAGGACACGTCTCGGTTCATCATAAGATCCATGAACGGCGTCAGAGGAGACATAATCATGGGAATCATGATGACCTCGATCATAATGTTCCTATTCCTCCGTACCATAAGGGCCACCTTCGTTGCGGTCATAACCATACCGGTATGCCTCATAGGGACACTTATCGTCCTAGACGGTCTCGGCGTAACCATCAACAACATGACCATGCTGGGGCTATCCCTGGCTGTCGGCATGGTAGTCGACAGCACCACAGTCGTGATGGAGAACATCCACCGTCACAAGGAGATGGGCAAGACCGCCATGAGGTCCTCCGCCGACGGAGGTTCCGAGGTAGGGTTCTCCGTCCTGGCCGGAGCCGCGACCACCATGGCCGTTTTCCTGCCGGTGGCCTTCATGAGCGGCATAATAGGGCGGTTCTTCTACGCCTTCGGAATAACGGTGGCCATGACCATACTTATATCTCTGATATTGTCCCTTACACTGACCCCCTTCCTCTGCTCCAGGATACTTGGACGACAGACCGAATCGGCACTCACCAGGGCCATGGAGGCCCCGTTCCTGGTATTGGAGCGGCTCTACACCGGTTTGCTTGGAGCAGCCGTAAGACATAGGCTCATAACCCTGATAGTGGCGGTAGCCATATTCGCTTCCGGACTCTGGATGGCCACTCAATTGGGCTCGGAGTTCTTTCCCAACGAGGATAGAGGACGATTCAAGATAAACTTCGAGCTTTCCGCAGAGGCCTCTCTGCAACAGACAGAGGACTTCCTCCTGGAACTGGGGAAACTGGTCCGTCAGGACCCTAGAGTGGTCTACACCTACGGCACGGTGGGATCGGGACAGGGCGGCGAAGTCTATAAAGGGACAATAACCGTTGAGCTGGTGCCCAGGGACGAAAGGGCTCCCTTCTACGTCATAATGGGAGAATACCGCAAGAAGCTGGCGGTCTATCGAGACGTAGATATCACACTGGGACGTTGGGGAGGATCGGACATATCGCTGGTCCTTCAGGGAGACAGCACCGAAGAACTGGCCGACATAGGAGAGGCCATGAAGGCGGAGCTGGAGCAAAAGAGCGTCGGCCTGGTGGACATAACCACAAACCTCAGAATGAACAAACCCAGGATAAACCTGGACATAGACAGAAACCTCGCCGACGACCTGGGGATCAGCATGAGGGACCTGTCGACGGAGATAAAGACCTACTTCGGAGGAACCAATGCCGGGAGCTTCAAAGAGGGAGGCTATCGCTACGACATAAGGCTCAGAGCCGGAGCGGAGGATCGGGACGCGCCTGAGAAGATCTCCGACATAGCGGTTCGGGGTGGAGACGGCGAGCTCGTAAGACTTCCGGGCCTGGTGACCCCAAGGATAGAGCTGGCCCCTAACGTAATAAAGAGACACAACAGACAGAGATCCCTGGGAATAGGGGCCAACACCGACGGCATATCCCCCGGAGAGGGAATAGTACAGCTCGAGGAGATATTCGACCGTTACGCCCCTTCGGACGGCTCGGTCACCATGTTTCCCTCAGGGGACACTGAGAACATGAGGGAGAGCTTCGCGTCTCTCACCACAGCTCTGGCATTCGCCATACTGCTGGTCTACATGGTGATGGCAATACAGTTCGAGTCCTTCATGCACCCTCTTACCATCATGTTCGCACTACCCCTGATGACCGCCGGTGCCTTCGGACTTCTCCTGTTAACCGGGATAAGACTCAGCGTGATGAGTTTTATGGGCATAATCCTGCTGGTGGGAATAGTGGTAAACAACGCCATTCTCCTGGTCGACTTCACCAACCAACAGAGGGAACAGGGCATGGACAAGATCTCGGCCATAATGAAAGCCGCACCCCTGAGGCTGCGACCGATACTCATGACCACCTGCTCCACCATGGTCGGAATGCTTCCGATAGCCCTGGGACTCAGCGAAGGAGGCGAGATCAGACAGCCTATGTCCATAACGGTCATAGGGGGCCTGTTCACCGCCACCCTTCTGACTCTGGTGGTCATCCCGGTGATATACCTGATCGTCGACGACATGACGGACCGGGTGAAGAGAGTCTTCTCCAGGGCTGGCGCCATCGTCAGAGGACGCAGGATGGCAGCCTCCGGACGGCTTCCCGGACAGACTACCGAAAGGGGTAAGACAGCCAGATGAAAACGAAGAAAACGATAGGCATCGCCGTCGCGATGATGGCGATACTTTCCGCCGCACCGCCCGTGTCCGCAACCTCCCTGACCCTTGAAGACGCGGTCAGGATCGGGGTGGAAGAGGGAATAGAGGTTCTGAAGAGCGCCCAGGACATGGACAAGAGCGAGGCGGGAAAGCTGGTAGCCCGATCGGCACTCTTTCCATCTCTTTCTCTAGGGGGCAAATACAAAAGACAGGACGAAAGACACGCTCTTGCGGAAGAGGCAAACTCCTACGGCATATCGATAACTGCCACCCAACCGGTGTACACAGGGGGAAAAGCCACCGCTTTGCTCAAACAATCCCAAGCCTACGAAACCTCCGTTCTGGAAACAGTGACCGACGCAAAGGAGACTGTGGCCTACTCGGTCATACGCCAGTTCTACGACGTTCTCCACTTGAGGGAAAACGTGGTTGCAGCCAGGGACTCGATGGCCTTCGCCGAGAGTCACCTGAAGGAAGTCGTAAAGAAAGAGGCCCTGGGCATCGCAAACCGTTTCGAGGTCACTAGAGCGGAACAACAGCTGAGCGGCTACAGAACCCAGCTCATAACCGCCATCAACGACCTGGAATCGGCGAAGATCGCCCTTTTGACCACACTGAGGATGGACCCCGAATCGGACGTGGATATCTCGGGAGATCTCGACTTCGTCCCCTACGTCGGCGACAGAGAGGGCTCTCTCGAAAGGGCCATGGCGAACAGGCCGGACCTGAAGGCGTCCCTTTCATCGCTGGAGACACAGCGACAGGAGATACAGATCGCCGCCAGCGGACTGAGACCTAAGGTCGATCTGAAAGCCTCCTATACCTGGGACGACCCCAAGGAAAGCGACGGTACCGACGACGACGACTGGGAGATAGCCCTGGAGGTGGACGTCCCGATACTGGACAGGAACGTCACCAAGGCCCAGATAATGACGGAAAAGGCCAACCTGAGACAGAAAGAGCTGGACCTTCAAAAGCTTCGGGAAGCCATAAGAAGCGAGGTCTCCCAGGCCTGGCTTAACCTGGAGACGGCGAAACAGGCGGTGGAATCCACGTCGAAAGACCTCGAATTGGCCTCGGAATCCCTTAGGTTGGCCCAGGTAGGCTACAGAGAGGGAGTCAGCACCCAGATAGACGTTCTGGACGCCCAGGCATCTTACACCAAGGCCAGAAAGGAACACGCCACGGCGGTTAGCGCATATTCGGTCCAGGTGGCGGCTCTGGAGAGAACCGAGGGAGAGCTTGTCTCCCATATCCTGAAAGAAGACGGAGGTGAAGACAGATGAAAATAGCCGTTGTCATCGCTCTGGCGGCCATGTTGCTCTGGGGATCCACCGGGTTCGCTCAAAACGCCGTCGTGACCGTGCAGACCGTGGAGATAACTCCCAAGGTGGAAAGGGGCTTCTCCGAGAACGGCACCCTAGAGGCAGTAGACGAGGTTACCCTCTACCCCAGGGTAAACGGAAGATTGATAAAGAGCTTCGTGAAACAGGGCGATTCGGTCTCTCCCGGAGACCCTATAGCGGAGCTGGACCACAGAGACGTCGACGCCCAGATATCTCAGGCCGAGGCACAGATAGCCGTCGCCCAGGCCCAGGTTGCCCAAGCCATGGCGGAGCTTGAAAACGCCAAGAGGGAGAGGGATCGCTATCTCAGGCTGGTCAAAGAAGGGTTCTCCACCCAGCAACAGCTGGACTCGAAGGAAACGGACTACCGAACCGCCAAGGCAGCGGTAGATCTCAGCAGAGCCCAAGTCCGACAAAATAGGGCCAACTTGGAAAGACTACAGGTCGACCTGTCCGAATACACGCTGAAGGCATCCATTCAGGGGATCGTGGTAAACGACTACGCCAGGACCCCGGGAGAGATGATAAGCCCTCAGACCCCTCTGGCTCGGATCGCCGACATATCAAGGCTGAAGGCGGTCATCCAGGCTCCGGAAAGCCACGCCAGACTGATAGAACAGGGAATGAAGGCCTTCGTGACGATAGGAGGGACCAAGCTGGAGGGCAAGGTCTATCGGGTCAGTCCCTTCGTAGACCCCAGCACCAGGACGACACAGGTGGAGGTAGCTGTGGAGAACGATGGGGACCTCAAGCCCGGAATGTTCGCCAGGGTCTTCATCGTTGAGGAAACCATGGAAAACACCGTGATGATACCGATGGACTCGGTGATCTCCGAGGAGGGCGGCTCTTTCGTCTTCGTGGTGGAGGACGGAAAGGCGAGAAAGAAACCGGTCTCATTGGGGCGATCCGTCGGAAGGGACGTCAATGTACAGGATGGACTTGCGGAAGGAGATCGACTGATCGTCCTGGGAGGGAAAAGTCTCTCCGACGGAGACCAGATAACGATCCGTTAGAACGCTTCGACTGAAGGGAACGACAAAAGGGACGCCTCGAGGCGTCCCTTTTGTCGCATAGGAAGAAACGAGATGTATAATGAAAGAGGTGGTAGTGTTTCCTATAGAGGAGGGATATCCATGAAACGAACGGTTTTTCTCTTCCTGCTCCTATCGGTTCTGTGCGTCTCGTCCGCCCAGGGGGAAAGCCTGAAGGAAATCAGGGAGAAAGGAGAACTTCGCCATCTCGGCGTGCCCTACGCTCACTTCGTGAGCGGAAGCGGAGACGGACTCGACGTGGAGCTGATGAAAAGATTCGCCTCCTTCCTAGGGGTGAATTACTCTTTCGTCCCGACGGACTGGCAAAATCTCGTGCCCGACCTCCTGGGAAAAGAGATAAAAAAAGACGGATCTCTTTCCGAGACGACGAGACCTATAAGAGGAGACCTTATAGCCTCCGGCCTGACAGTCCTGGGCTGGAGAGAGAAACTGCTCGACTTCTCCAGCCCCACCTTCACCACCCAGGTCTGGCTTGTGACTCGAGCCAACAACCCGATAAGACCAATAAAACCGTCGGGCGACCCGACGAAGGACATAGAGTCAACCAAGGAACTGGTGAGGGGAAAATCCCTAATGGGCTCTCCCGGCACCTGTTTGGATCCCGCCCTGTACGGGCTAAGAGATCTAGCTAAAGAGCTCGCGTACTTCGAGGGGAACCTGAACGACCTGATCCCAGCCCTTATCTCCGGTCGTTCGGAGCTGCTGCTTCTGGACGTCCCGGACGTCCTGGTCGGCCTGGCCTCGTGGCCCGGCCAGATCAAGGTTCTAGGCCCGATCTCTCATAAACAGGATATGGCAGTGGCCTTTCCAAAGGGATCCGACCTGAGAGAGGAATTCGAGAGGTTCTTCTCCGAACTGGTTGACGAAGGAGAGTACTCCCTCATGGTGGAGAAATACTATCCGTCCATAACGGAATTCCCATGAAGCGCTCCTTACCGACGCTCAAGAAGGCCCTGGCTGTATCGGTCGGTCTTTTTCTGGCTTTGATAGCGGTCCTGATAGTGGTAAACTACCGGTCTCAGAGATCCTTCGAGAGACAGACTGTGAAAGCCCTCCAGATAC carries:
- a CDS encoding efflux RND transporter permease subunit, with the protein product MRKLIETALVRPVTVVILTTALIVFGVYAFANMGMERMPNVDLPYVMVQTTMEGASPSVVDNDITDVLEEQINTIDGIKNIDSSSYEGRSVIAIEFQLDKDVDVAASDVRAKVNLARGSLPDEADDPVVDKFSFDDMAIMTIAVNSTADMRSTSTYVDKIARQRLQTVKGVGNAQAVGLREREIRIWLDPIALQARGLTATDIKNAINEKHVELPAGRIESESQEFGIRLAGEYGSIEALSQMAVARRNGALVRLKDVARVEDGFEDRRSIATYDGKETILIQIRKQRGTNEVALAKDVKAMVDTLNATAPKGISLKIVQDTSRFIIRSMNGVRGDIIMGIMMTSIIMFLFLRTIRATFVAVITIPVCLIGTLIVLDGLGVTINNMTMLGLSLAVGMVVDSTTVVMENIHRHKEMGKTAMRSSADGGSEVGFSVLAGAATTMAVFLPVAFMSGIIGRFFYAFGITVAMTILISLILSLTLTPFLCSRILGRQTESALTRAMEAPFLVLERLYTGLLGAAVRHRLITLIVAVAIFASGLWMATQLGSEFFPNEDRGRFKINFELSAEASLQQTEDFLLELGKLVRQDPRVVYTYGTVGSGQGGEVYKGTITVELVPRDERAPFYVIMGEYRKKLAVYRDVDITLGRWGGSDISLVLQGDSTEELADIGEAMKAELEQKSVGLVDITTNLRMNKPRINLDIDRNLADDLGISMRDLSTEIKTYFGGTNAGSFKEGGYRYDIRLRAGAEDRDAPEKISDIAVRGGDGELVRLPGLVTPRIELAPNVIKRHNRQRSLGIGANTDGISPGEGIVQLEEIFDRYAPSDGSVTMFPSGDTENMRESFASLTTALAFAILLVYMVMAIQFESFMHPLTIMFALPLMTAGAFGLLLLTGIRLSVMSFMGIILLVGIVVNNAILLVDFTNQQREQGMDKISAIMKAAPLRLRPILMTTCSTMVGMLPIALGLSEGGEIRQPMSITVIGGLFTATLLTLVVIPVIYLIVDDMTDRVKRVFSRAGAIVRGRRMAASGRLPGQTTERGKTAR
- a CDS encoding transporter substrate-binding domain-containing protein; its protein translation is MKRTVFLFLLLSVLCVSSAQGESLKEIREKGELRHLGVPYAHFVSGSGDGLDVELMKRFASFLGVNYSFVPTDWQNLVPDLLGKEIKKDGSLSETTRPIRGDLIASGLTVLGWREKLLDFSSPTFTTQVWLVTRANNPIRPIKPSGDPTKDIESTKELVRGKSLMGSPGTCLDPALYGLRDLAKELAYFEGNLNDLIPALISGRSELLLLDVPDVLVGLASWPGQIKVLGPISHKQDMAVAFPKGSDLREEFERFFSELVDEGEYSLMVEKYYPSITEFP
- a CDS encoding TolC family protein, which gives rise to MKTKKTIGIAVAMMAILSAAPPVSATSLTLEDAVRIGVEEGIEVLKSAQDMDKSEAGKLVARSALFPSLSLGGKYKRQDERHALAEEANSYGISITATQPVYTGGKATALLKQSQAYETSVLETVTDAKETVAYSVIRQFYDVLHLRENVVAARDSMAFAESHLKEVVKKEALGIANRFEVTRAEQQLSGYRTQLITAINDLESAKIALLTTLRMDPESDVDISGDLDFVPYVGDREGSLERAMANRPDLKASLSSLETQRQEIQIAASGLRPKVDLKASYTWDDPKESDGTDDDDWEIALEVDVPILDRNVTKAQIMTEKANLRQKELDLQKLREAIRSEVSQAWLNLETAKQAVESTSKDLELASESLRLAQVGYREGVSTQIDVLDAQASYTKARKEHATAVSAYSVQVAALERTEGELVSHILKEDGGEDR
- a CDS encoding efflux RND transporter periplasmic adaptor subunit, which codes for MKIAVVIALAAMLLWGSTGFAQNAVVTVQTVEITPKVERGFSENGTLEAVDEVTLYPRVNGRLIKSFVKQGDSVSPGDPIAELDHRDVDAQISQAEAQIAVAQAQVAQAMAELENAKRERDRYLRLVKEGFSTQQQLDSKETDYRTAKAAVDLSRAQVRQNRANLERLQVDLSEYTLKASIQGIVVNDYARTPGEMISPQTPLARIADISRLKAVIQAPESHARLIEQGMKAFVTIGGTKLEGKVYRVSPFVDPSTRTTQVEVAVENDGDLKPGMFARVFIVEETMENTVMIPMDSVISEEGGSFVFVVEDGKARKKPVSLGRSVGRDVNVQDGLAEGDRLIVLGGKSLSDGDQITIR